Proteins from a genomic interval of Heteronotia binoei isolate CCM8104 ecotype False Entrance Well chromosome 7, APGP_CSIRO_Hbin_v1, whole genome shotgun sequence:
- the ADNP2 gene encoding activity-dependent neuroprotector homeobox protein 2, translated as MFQIPVQNLDNVRKARKKVKGILVDIGLDTCKELLQDLKNFDPGEKYFCNTSWSDVSLWESAGRRKRYRTNPYCCSLCKFSSKFLTSFKNHLNRYHEDEADQELLVSCPECTFASHTKIVGKHLRMFHSKKKIQNYNVSGGMRQFRSDAVNFICQSCQFTDTLYYNTKKHVLVTHFPNLINMYFEDRLDESEENFTDHYCKKCNAFANSRDSLIYHVLTSEVHKDLENILRPVISVQPKKSGQAKPLPIVSIAPKPCAVGASPPLVPATASAGSAPSTSCIQLSLPPVNPNQALVQNPVGPLSVSSASSSIQCPPTPASVAQSCITLMSASSPGGQNNVSLQSAVSQPVFVSPRLPVKQPVRPGVFCLNQPTGTMNRGVPPGVLSFNRPIRPTLLPVNQTVRSISSPVVPGGLPVTQPAGSLNRPIGANAVPINRPCMPGVLAANRPVGNMNQPNGPGILPVTQTITSGVLQFNHPVAPGVLPVNQSVGPGILQFNQPVVPGVLPVNQSVRPGVSQNATLLTAGPVLRQLIPTGKQVNGIPTYTLAPVSVTLPVPPGSGVTTVTPPQVPVQLMQSGTVNQLSQPSATVPSPIIVTSPTNTTAKASPSASEMSLALKQAKQWKTCPVCSELFPSNVYQVHMQVAHKFNLLQKKVTPDTDKVAACAPFLRWLKDKTVRCFSCKCFLSETELIKHLFTHGLACLFCTSTFHDLQCLIDHTRNVHKGRKKLHADYDDKGFQLESDSEGNLLFPHFDYNIESSKEFGEKEVHLAILAGVNSRTLIPLYIRLQPESAETAKMNKKVSTCPFCYGTFTSTGAYESHLKERHHIMPTVHTILKTPAFKCIHCCGVYTGNMTLTAIAVHLLRCRSAPKDSNSTVKMELEIDEKKDQSLVNGEKHDAVSLPTKRKQSDHLYAVTEEQVNDDQPFLIINSGTAQVPVKEVNFVPSKRQKTDNKIETKGQPSVDDLHILALNPKPFQHSSNDVQKRFLADYFQNRPYPSKKELELLSSILGAWKVDIASFFGRKRHACLKSIKTFKPSVLLGFSMSELKNVKHSLILKGESEDL; from the exons ATGTTTCAAATTCCTGTTCAAAACCTAGATAATGTAAGGAAGGCCAGGAAGAAAGTGAAAGGCATTCTTGTGGATATTGGACTTGATACCTGCAAGGAATTACTACAG GATCTGAAAAACTTTGACCCGGGAGAGAAATATTTCTGCAACACTTCATGGAGTGATGTGTCTCTTTGGGAATCTGCAGGTAGAAGAAAA AGATACAGAACTAACCCATATTGCTGTAGCCTGTGCAAGTTTTCGTCGAAATTTCTTACTTCTTTCAAAAACCACTTGAACCGTTACCATGAAGATGAAGCTGACCAAGAATTACTTGTCTCGTGTCCTGAGTGCACATTTGCTTCTCACACCAAAATAGTGGGGAAACACCTTCGGATGTTCCACTCGAAGAAGAAGATACAAAACTATAACGTGAGCGGCGGCATGAGGCAGTTCCGCAGCGATGCGGTGAACTTCATCTGTCAGAGCTGTCAGTTTACAGACACATTGTACTACAACACAAAGAAACACGTGCTGGTAACCCACTTTCCAAATCTCATCAACATGTATTTTGAGGACAGGCTTGATGAAAGCGAGGAGAATTTTACAGACCACTACTGTAAAAAATGCAACGCTTTTGCTAACAGCCGGGATTCTTTAATTTATCATGTCTTGACATCTGAAGTGCACAAAGACTTGGAGAATATATTGAGGCCTGTGATTTCAGTGCAGCCTAAGAAGTCAGGACAAGCAAAGCCACTGCCGATTGTCAGTATAGCTCCCAAGCCTTGCGCAGTTGGAGCTAGTCCACCCTTAGTGCCTGCAACTGCCTCAGCAGGCTCAGCTCCTTCCACATCATGCATTCAGCTTTCACTTCCGCCGGTCAATCCGAATCAAGCTCTGGTTCAAAATCCAGTTGGACCACTGAGTGTTTCAAGTGCCTCCAGCAGCATTCAGTGTCCACCCACTCCAGCTTCAGTGGCTCAGTCATGTATTACACTTATGTCTGCTTCTAGCCCAGGAGGACAAAATAATGTTTCTCTTCAGTCTGCGGTTTCCCAGCCAGTCTTTGTTTCTCCTCGGCTTCCCGTAAAGCAGCCTGTGAGACCTGGAGTTTTCTGCCTGAACCAGCCTACTGGCACCATGAATAGGGGCGTTCCTCCAGGAGTCCTTTCATTCAATCGGCCCATCAGGCCTACTCTGCTGCCTGTTAATCAAACGGTTAGGTCTATCAGCAGTCCAGTTGTGCCTGGGGGTCTCCCTGTGACCCAGCCAGCTGGGTCTCTAAATAGACCCATTGGGGCTAACGCTGTTCCAATAAACAGACCTTGCATGCCTGGGGTCCTTGCTGCGAATAGACCCGTTGGCAATATGAATCAACCCAACGGTCCTGGGATTCTTCCAGTGACCCAGACGATCACTTCGGGGGTTCTTCAGTTTAATCATCCTGTTGCACCAGGGGTTCTTCCTGTAAACCAGTCAGTAGGACCAGGGATTCTTCAATTTAATCAGCCTGTTGTACCAGGGGTCCTGCCAGTCAATCAGTCTGTCCGACCTGGAGTTTCTCAGAACGCTACCTTGCTCACAGCTGGACCTGTACTTAGACAGTTAATTCCAACTGGGAAGCAAGTTAATGGGATCCCTACCTACACCCTTGCCCCCGTTTCAGTTACTTTGCCTGTGCCACCTGGTAGTGGGGTGACAACAGTTACGCCACCTCAAGTGCCCGTTCAGCTGATGCAGTCTGGCACAGTTAATCAGCTGTCTCAGCCTTCGGCTACTGTGCCTTCTCCTATTATTGTAACTTCTCCTACAAATACCACTGCCAAGGCTTCTCCATCTGCTTCTGAAATGAGTCTAGCTCTTAAACAGGCAAAGCAGTGGAAGACCTGCCCCGTTTGCAGTGAGCTTTTCCCATCAAATGTCTACCAGGTGCACATGCAGGTAGCTCACAAATTCaatttgctgcagaaaaaggtCACACCGGACACTGACAAAGTGGCTGCCTGTGCACCATTCCTAAGGTGGTTGAAGGATAAGACAGTGAGATGTTTTTCTTGCaaatgtttcctttctgagacAGAGCTCATAAAACATTTGTTCACACATGGATTAGCTTGCCTGTTTTGCACCAGTACTTTCCATGACTTACAATGTCTTATAGATCACACCAGAAATGTACATAAAGGGAGGAAGAAGCTGCATGCTGATTATGATGACAAAGGATTTCAGCTGGAGAGCGATTCTGAAGGCAACCTCCTGTTTCCTCACTTTGACTACAATATAGAGTCGTCAAAAGAATTTGGCGAAAAAGAGGTGCACCTCGCAATTCTTGCTGGGGTAAATTCAAGGACACTTATTCCTCTGTACATAAGACTGCAGCCTGAGTCTGCTGAAACAGCTAAGATGAATAAGAAAGTCTCAACTTGCCCTTTTTGTTATGGAACTTTTACTAGCACCGGAGCCTATGAGAGCCATTTGAAGGAGAGGCACCACATCATGCCGACTGTGCATACTATTCTGAAGACTCCAGCTTTCAAATGCATCCACTGCTGTGGGGTGTACACTGGCAACATGACTCTAACAGCTATTGCCGTGCACTTGCTTCGCTGCCGGAGCGCTCCCAAAGACAGCAACTCGACTGTGAAAATGGAGCTAGAAATTGATGAGAAAAAAGATCAGTCACTTGTGAATGGTGAAAAGCACGATGCTGTGTCTCTTCCAACTAAGAGGAAACAATCTGATCATCTTTACGCTGTTACAGAGGAGCAGGTCAACGATGACCAACCTTTCCTGATTATCAATAGCGGTACAGCCCAAGTTCCAGTAAAGGAGGTGAATTTTGTGCCTTCCAAGCGACAAAAGACCGATAATAAGATTGAAACAAAGGGACAGCCCTCAGTGGATGATCTTCATATTTTAGCATTaaatccaaagccattccagcataGCTCTAATGATGTTCAAAAACGTTTTCTTGCAGATTACTTTCAGAATAGGCCGTATCCCAGTAAAAAGGAACTTGAACTATTATCTTCTATTCTGGGTGCATGGAAAGTTGATATTGCATCCTTTTTTGGGAGAAAGAGACATGCATGTCTAAAGTCGATAAAAACTTTCAAGCCATCTGTGCTTTTGGGCTTCAGTATGTCTGAACTTAAAAATGTAAAGCACAGTTTGATCCTAAAAGGTGAATCAGAAGATCTGtaa